AGGGAGGCACGTCTTGATCCCCAAGACGATATGATGGTCCCACCGTTCCATGAACCAAGAGTCTCTCATATACCGCAGCAGGATAGCCCAATGCGCAAGAATAATAAGTGCAATTGGCTCCCTTTCCTCCAACTTAGTGATCATTGTATCAGGGAGTCGGAACGTCCACCCCATAGTGTACGGCATCAGATCCGTTGGGTGGTACGCCCTTCCCCGTCGCCGATATGTTTCCTCAAAGGACTCAACCAAGTTATCCACAACGCCAACGTAGACTTCCCTATCTCCTTCTGTCTCGAGATTAACCATTTCCCTGACTTCTTGAAGACGCTGAATATGTCGCGAcaattcctcgtccagcccAGGGGCAGATACGTCGATATCCAAATCCGGACTCTCGTCAGGCGGTTCTAGCACGCCAGTGAAAATCTCCTCACGCTTCTGGTCTAGTATCGACCGCACCCCATGTAGTAGTACTAGCCATTCAGATTTCCCATTGGCGTTAAACACCAAGTACTCGCCATCCCGCGGCCCGCGCGCAAAATAGGCAAAACAAATCATGATAGCTGCGATGTAGATAAACTGACAGTTCTGCGAGTCTAACGTATCCAGCGCAAGAACCGCCGTAACAGAGCGCACGCCGAACGTGAAATGCTCGTCTGCTTGACGCGTATACAACCCCCTTCTGGCGGGGTTCAGATATGCAAGATGGAGCGCCGAGAAtgtgaggaggagatgcagGATTGAGGGGAATGACATGCCCCATTGGGGAACGTGGATTTGCCAGACCTTTTGCGCATCTTTTGCTTCGTCTGTAATTGTACtcgaggttgttgtggtgaaGTGGTGGAAGAGATGAAGGTCTGCTAGGG
Above is a window of Aspergillus puulaauensis MK2 DNA, chromosome 2, nearly complete sequence DNA encoding:
- a CDS encoding Zn(II)2Cys6 transcription factor domain-containing protein (COG:S;~EggNog:ENOG410PX46;~InterPro:IPR036864,IPR021858,IPR001138;~PFAM:PF00172;~TransMembrane:2 (o155-177i370-386o);~go_function: GO:0000981 - DNA-binding transcription factor activity, RNA polymerase II-specific [Evidence IEA];~go_function: GO:0008270 - zinc ion binding [Evidence IEA];~go_process: GO:0006355 - regulation of transcription, DNA-templated [Evidence IEA]), whose translation is MDMDNEQINQKIRSRRTHRKSRLGCGNCKKRRVKCDERKPSCNNCLMHSINCDFQTPSSRSPSAGSTPPQRYQFRQSKYQALAPSPSQDEDNCRSIAVQCDPPSPPTRHLVATPGEGISLADLHLFHHFTTTTSSTITDEAKDAQKVWQIHVPQWGMSFPSILHLLLTFSALHLAYLNPARRGLYTRQADEHFTFGVRSVTAVLALDTLDSQNCQFIYIAAIMICFAYFARGPRDGEYLVFNANGKSEWLVLLHGVRSILDQKREEIFTGVLEPPDESPDLDIDVSAPGLDEELSRHIQRLQEVREMVNLETEGDREVYVGVVDNLVESFEETYRRRGRAYHPTDLMPYTMGWTFRLPDTMITKLEEREPIALIILAHWAILLRYMRDSWFMERWDHHIVLGIKTCLPEVYHAWIEWPEEVVAYVP